Proteins encoded within one genomic window of bacterium:
- the ccoN gene encoding cytochrome-c oxidase, cbb3-type subunit I has protein sequence MQQTLANTTGHAEEAPVYDDQTVRNFVLASIFWGIIGMFVGVWIAGQLAWPALNFDTPWFSFGRLRPVHTNAVIFAFGGNVLFASMYYVVQRTCRVRMFNDTLSKLHFWLWQLVIVADAIALPLGFTRGKEYAEPEWPIALVLGVTWIIATINFFGTLAKRKEKHIYVANWFTMALLLGVLMLYVFNGLSSLPVSLTKSYSLYAGVQDALIQWWYGHNAVGFILTAGFLSLMYYFLPKQSGRPVYSYRLSILHFWALIFIYIWAGPHHLLYTALPEWAQTLGMTFSIMLLGPSWAGSLNGMLTLKGAWDMLRTDPIIKFMFTAITFYAMSTTEGSLLSIRSLNALSHYTDWTVGHVHSGALGWVAMISIGSMYYMIPRLWGKAQMYSTRLINTHFWMSTVGLLLYVAAMWMSGISQGLMWRATNADGSLTYTFAETVAAMHPFYVIRTVGGALFLAGMLVMAYNTYKTLSPRARAQSATKPSLAS, from the coding sequence ATGCAACAAACTTTGGCAAACACCACCGGCCATGCGGAGGAGGCACCGGTCTACGACGACCAGACCGTGCGCAACTTCGTCCTGGCCTCGATCTTCTGGGGCATCATCGGGATGTTCGTGGGCGTCTGGATCGCCGGCCAGCTGGCCTGGCCCGCGCTGAACTTCGACACCCCCTGGTTCTCGTTCGGCCGCCTGCGCCCCGTCCACACCAACGCCGTCATCTTCGCCTTTGGCGGCAACGTGCTCTTCGCTTCCATGTACTATGTCGTGCAGCGCACCTGCCGCGTTCGCATGTTCAACGACACCCTCTCCAAGCTGCACTTCTGGCTGTGGCAGCTGGTCATCGTCGCCGACGCGATCGCCCTGCCCCTGGGCTTCACCCGCGGCAAGGAGTACGCCGAGCCCGAATGGCCCATCGCGCTCGTGCTGGGCGTGACCTGGATCATCGCGACGATCAACTTCTTCGGCACGCTCGCCAAGCGCAAGGAGAAGCACATCTACGTCGCCAACTGGTTCACCATGGCGCTCTTGCTGGGCGTCTTGATGCTGTACGTCTTCAACGGCCTCTCGTCGCTGCCCGTCAGCCTCACCAAGTCCTACTCGCTCTACGCGGGCGTCCAGGACGCGCTCATCCAGTGGTGGTACGGCCACAACGCGGTGGGCTTCATTCTGACCGCGGGCTTCCTCTCTTTGATGTACTACTTCCTGCCCAAGCAGTCCGGCCGGCCGGTCTATAGCTACCGCCTGTCGATCCTGCACTTCTGGGCCCTGATCTTCATCTACATCTGGGCCGGTCCCCACCACCTGCTCTACACCGCCCTGCCCGAGTGGGCCCAGACCCTGGGGATGACCTTCTCGATCATGCTGCTCGGCCCCTCGTGGGCGGGCTCGCTCAACGGCATGCTGACCCTCAAGGGCGCCTGGGACATGCTGCGCACCGATCCCATCATCAAGTTCATGTTCACGGCGATCACCTTCTACGCCATGTCCACCACCGAGGGATCGCTGCTCTCGATCCGCTCGCTCAACGCCCTCTCGCACTACACCGACTGGACCGTCGGCCACGTCCACTCGGGCGCCCTCGGCTGGGTCGCCATGATCTCGATCGGCTCGATGTACTACATGATCCCCCGCCTCTGGGGCAAGGCCCAGATGTACAGCACCCGCCTGATCAACACCCACTTCTGGATGTCGACCGTGGGCCTCTTGCTCTACGTCGCGGCCATGTGGATGTCCGGCATCAGCCAGGGCCTCATGTGGCGCGCCACCAACGCCGACGGCAGCCTGACCTACACCTTCGCCGAGACCGTGGCGGCCATGCACCCCTTCTACGTCATCCGCACCGTCGGCGGCGCCCTGTTCCTCGCCGGCATGCTCGTGATGGCCTACAACACCTACAAGACCCTCTCGCCCCGCGCCCGTGCTCAGTCGGCCACCAAGCCGAGCCTGGCCTCCTAG